The sequence ATGAGTTATATGAGTTACCTCTTCGTTTATTGTCCTGCCCCAACCCACCCAAAAAAACGTAATGAGAAAATGTAGATTTTCAGCCTGGGCCTGATATTCTAAGAGTTGATTCGGGTTGGGCCAGCCCTGACTTATGGTTTGCGTAACATTGTAACCTATGTTTGAGACCAATGCGTGGCCATGGCTGTGTGAGTAGCACACCTGTATCTCTCACAGAACTAAAATATTCCCAATGTGTAAGTGCCTCTACTCTCCTGCTCTATGCCACTACGCAAATGCGatgatatgcatgcaatgctttattattaAGGTAATTATTTTTTCttatgtgttccagtacctcagagctccccaggGCACCCCTCTCCCCCGCTCACATTTTTTTACGgcacctcccgatttacaaattaaGTACTGGGTGTACCCCTATGTTTATGTTGGAGTTTATTAGGCATTGTAATGGGCAGTGTGCAATGGGCTTTACAGTGTGTTCCAATCTGTCTGGAATAGGTTTGTGATGAATTGGGGTTTGTTGGCTTGGTTTGTTAACAATCGATTCTTTCTGGGCTCTTTTTCAGAAGACCAAGTTTGAGAAACCTGTGAAGAGAAAGCTCCAATTTCTACCTCTATCCAGGTACATTTTGTAGGCAAATCTTGTCATATTTAACCTACTTGATAACACAATAGTACAACACATAGATAAATAAAGGATTAGACACAGACATGATTAAATTAGAAGATAAGGAGGGTTCATTGAGTGTAATGAATTATTTTTCTTTGCAGGAAAAATAAATCAACTGGGAAGTAAAGCAACAGAAGCACAGATGTTTTTTTTACAGGAAGATCTTTCAAGATTTCTTATCAAACATTTAAATgagtatatgccatttagcaactGCTtatatccaaagcgacttagtcatgtgGATGAAAAATGTTATTGTTGGTGAAGAGGGTTTGTCTGTTGTATGTGAATTGTTTGATTCTGAATTATGTTGGTTATGTTGAAATTGCACTTGTTATTGTTCAACAATGTTTTAATTATTTATATTTGTTTAATATTTGGatacataattttttttattaggCTATGGGTTCTCAATATTCAAATTAACAGTTGTTGAAGAACGTTTTCAATTTCAATAGTTTTTATAGATTGACTTATACATCACATTCATATTGATGTTAAAATATAATTTATTGAAAAAAAACAGTTCTGAAAATCAACATATCCCAAAAAATGTAGATGTTACAGTATTTGGCCAGAATTTGACAATAAAATGTGTAGGCTACAAGAGAGTACAGTATGGTTCAGTAACTGGTATTACAATTCAATAACGTTTTTGAATGAGCATTCAACTACATGCGTGCTCATGGGAGTTGTGGTCCAATGGAAATTATTGACACGTGATCTAGTGCGTACGACACATCCAATGGACTTCAACTACCAGTCGCATATTTCTTTGACCTTCAGTGGGAGGGGACAGCACGAGCAAGCATGGCAGCAGGAGTTTTTACCAAaggtacatttttatttacattatacaatcaaatcaaatattttgGTTATGATTATGACATGAAATATATTTAGCATCTCTTTTGCTACCTTGCAAGACTGTACAACCTATCCTCGTTTTAATTGTCCGACAATTAAATTACACAACCattgctaactggctaacgttagctagcagtagCATCACACATCCAAATCAAGTTGGATGGCCAACGTTACAATGTAATGTTTTATATGTTGTAGCTAGCTGCTGTCTTTATCGTCTGACTGCTAGCTAACTGACTATGCTGGTGGGTTTCTTGTAGGTTTGTGCGGGTTCCGCCAGCCCCGGATTGTTGCAGCTGGATACTCCTGTAGTGGACCTCTCTATGCGACTGCTACCGCAGTCAAAACACTCCCTTTGCAAACTGACAGCACGGGTAGGCAGAGTTGTCAGTGACAAGTACAGTTAGCTATCTTACAGTAGTTCATGCTATGGATATTTAACACGAATTCATAAAGCTTCTCTACAATCACAAAGAACTAACCACTTCtcgatatattttttttttaatagctGTCACTGACAAGATCCAGAACTTGCCTCTTGAAATGCCAGATTTCTTTCGCTTGTCAGAACTCTTCTCCTTGAAAGATCTATTCGATGCCAGAGTGCACCTTGGACACAAGAAAGGCTGCAGACACAGGTTGGATGGCTGATTTTCATAGTTCATCTGACAGTTATGTTCTCTTTGTGGTTCGTATTGACCTTATCTACCATATTTACTTTACTCTTGCATCAGAGTAAAGTAAAACCAGCTGGATTATCTTCATAGGGCAACATGAAaacatatacatatatttttttattaatcttttctttaacgaggcaagtcagttaagaacaaattcttattttacaatgacggcctaccagggaacagtgggttaactgccagaACTGCCTGTTCTGGGGCAGAAGGAtaacttgtcagctcagggattcgatccagcaacctttcggttcctggcccaacgctctaaccgctaggctacctgccatccaaaTACATGCCTTGCAGATTtcatatacagagacagacagcatacTGTAGGTATGAACAGGAGTACATTGTCACACAAACATTGATCTTGATtgtcccttcatccctctctacTAGGCTGATGGAGCCCTATCTGTTCGGCAGTCGTCTGGACCAGGACATCATCGACCTGGACCAGACAATGGAGCACCTCCAGAGCGCCCTGAACTTCACCGCCCACATCGCCTACCGCGGCGGAATCATCCTCTTCGTCTCCCGCCGCCGACAGTTCGGCCACCTGGTGGAGAGCACGGCAGGGGACTGCGGAGAATATGCCCACACACGCTACTGGCAGGGTGGTCTGCTCACTAATGCCCCAATCCAGTACGGCCCGGGGGTCAGGCTGCCTGACCTCATCGTCTTCCTCTCAACGCTCAACAACGTCTTCCAGCAGCATGTGGGAGTCCGTGATGCGGCCAAGATGAATATACCCACGGTGGGGGTAGTGGACTCTAACTGCAACCCCAGCCTGGTGACATACCCGGTGCCTGGGAACGATGACACACCAGCCGCAATGGAGCTGTACTGCCGCCTCTTCAAGATGACCATCAACAGGGCCAAGGACAAGAGGAGGCAGATGGAGCTGCTCCAGGGTCTATCACCAGCGGGCCTCACACCGGGCTCCTCGTGAGAGGCGCTGGTGGAATTAATGAAGGGCCCCTTTTTGAGTTATTTGAAAATGCATTCTTCAATTTTACTCCCTTGAAGTTAACCCTGATCTGAAATGATAGGATAGGTGAAATCTCTGCCTTTTGGCTAAGATCAAGTGTAGTATTTGAAAGCAAGTGTTCCACTTCATTGTTTACAACAACATAACAAATAAATTGTTATTGGTCGGGTGtatcgaaatgcttgtgttcctagctccaacagtgcggtAGTATCTAACAGTTCACAGCAAAAAAACACATctcaaagtaaaataatggaattaagaaatatataaatattatgttCATGTCAGATTAGGGATTTATGCCAAGGGTGGGTAAAGCAAGCATttaggtgcggcaggtagcctagtagttagtgttgggccagtaaccaaaaggttgctagatcaaatctctgagctgacaaggtaaaaatctgtcgttctgcccctgaacaaggcagttaacccactgttcctaggcctgtcattgtaaataagaatttgttcttaactgacttgcctagttaaataaaggaaacaatatatatatatagtcaaaCATGGCCAAGGACTGTACTGCTAAAATGCTATATGAAGCACTGTTTTTCAGCAACAGATTTGGTGCTATTTGTCTAGATTTATCTGTGGAGAAACTGAGGTTTACAAAGTATGTAATTGCAATGTTTGCACCATCAAACTGATCATGTTTCCAGATTATTTCTAACATTCAGCTTGACATTGTCTGGTCAAATAAAAAAGAAGCTATTTCTGTATCAAATTACATGAATGCACTCATGCTATTTATCAAGTAAACTTTCTTTTCACTAAATATGTATGGTCTCCTCGTGTGCTTTTTCTACATTCCAACTATTTCCTTGAATTGTAATACTGGGCTAACATCTTAGTGTACCCAGTCATATAAAATCAATGTCTGAAATTATCTAACATCCTTATCATTGTagcaataaaatacaaaatggCGCTGGCATGTATAGTGGCTGTTTTATGGGTTCCTGACCAATTATACTATTTTCCTCTAATcttaacttttttttcttttgtACATTATGTTTCTGCCATCGTTTCATATAACCGAAAAGAGCGTCTGGACATCAAAACGGTGATCACacctcgatttggatgaagaATTATACTTCAATGACTCAGCCGCTCAAGATATACTGCTCACCCGGGACCAGGTCCTAATCCCCGACACTCGGAAGAGGAAAAGACAGAGATATAGAGGCCGACGTGGGGGCAGCCTGatgaaactacctctaacccaTGTTCTATTGGCAAatgtacaatcactggagaacaaatgAGACAGGCGCCGTTTGAGAATGTCCTATTGTAATAACCTATGCTTcgtggagtcgtggctgaacaaggaaaTGGTTAATATGAATCTAGCTGTTTTTTCTATGCATCGACAGGACAGAACGTCAGTGTCTCGTAAACTCAAGAGCggaggtgtgtgtctctgttaacaacagctggtgcacaatctcgaggttctgctcgcctgagttagaagaCCTCATGACCATACTAtttagaccatactatttaccaagagagttttcatcaatatttttcgtagctgtatactgaccaccacaaaccgatgctggcactaagaccgcactcaacgatctgtatagggccataagccaacaagaaaatgctcatccaatgGCAGCGCTCCTAGGTGgcagtgattttaatgcaggaaaactgaaatctgttttacctaatttctaccagcatgtcacctgtacAACTAGCGGGGAAAAACTAGatcatctttactccacacacgcatacaaagctctccctcgcagtccatttggcaaatctgaccataactctatactcctgattcctgctcaagtaaggatccgcccctttttttcaattttcacctaaaatgacatacccaaatctaactgcctgtagctctggccctgaagcaaggatatgcatattcttggtaccatttgaaaggaaacactgacgtttgtggaaatgtgaaaggaatgtaggagaatataacacataagatctggtaaaagataatacaaagaaaaaatgaACCCGTTTTATGTGTTTTTTTGGTACCatcgtctttgaaatgcaagagaaaggccataatgtattattccagcaaaGGTGCAATTcatattttggccactagatggcagcagtgtatgtgcaaagttttagactgatccaatgaataATTTCATTTCTGTGCAAAATCAAGACTTCCCAAATATGCctcatttgtttattaataacttttcatgttcaaaactgtgcactctcctcaaacaatagcatggtattctttcactgtaatagctactgtaaattggacagtgcagttagattaacaataatttaagcttacTGTCAAtaccagatatgtctatgtcctgggaaatattCTTGTTACTTAGAACCGcatgctaatcgcattaaccTACATTAGCTTAACCGTCCCacaggggacccaccgatcctgaagaAAGTTTACAAGCaagaactcaaacaggaagtaccagtgacacacTCAATTCGGAAGTGGTGCGATGAAGTGGATGCTAAACTGTTTtgcttgcacagactggaatatgttctgggatttatcTGATGatattgaggagtttaccacatcagtcaccggcttcattaataagcaCATCGGCCAAGTCgtcaccacagtgaccatacgtataTATTCCAACAAGAAGCCATGgaatacaggcaacatccgcactgagctaaaggctatagAGTTGCTGCTTTCAAGAAGCGGGACAcgaatccggacacttataagaaatcccgctacgcactccgacgaaccatcaaacaggcaaagcatcaatacaggactaagatcaaatcctactacactggctctgacgctcgttgaatgtggcagggcttgcaaactatcacggattacaaagggaaacccagccacgagctgccctaTGACACAAACCaaacaactgtgtgatcacgctgtcCGTAGCCAatgtaaaacctttaaacaggttaacattcacaaggccccaGGGCCAGACGTATTACCAGGAAGCGtattcagagcatgcgctgaccagccgGGAAgtgtcttcaattacattttcaatctctccctggcccagtctgtaatacctacatatttcaagcagaccaccatagtccctgtgcccaagaacgccaaggtaacctgtctaaatgactattgccacGAAtccatggctcacattaacaccatcatcccagagaCCCTGAACCCTCTCCAATTCGCACACCGCCCACacatatccacagatgacgcaatcactATTGCACTCACTGCCCCTtctcacttggacaaaaggaacaactatgtgagaatgctgttcattgactatagctcagcgttcaacaccataggcctctcaaagatcatcactaagctaagctccctgggactgaacacctccctctgcaactggatcctggacttccaaacgggccaccccaggtggtgagggtaggcataaaatatctgccatgctgaccctcaacacgggggcccctcaaggaggggtgcttagtcccctcctgtactccctcttcacccacgactgcgtggccgcgcaTAACATAGCGCCTATACAGgattaagatcgaatcgtactacatcggctccgacactcgtctgATTTGGCAGGgtctgcaaactattacagactacaaagggaagcacagccaagagctgcccagtgacacgagcctaccagacaagctaaaaaaacttctatgctcgcttcgaggcaaataacactgaaacatgcatgagagcatcagctgttccggacaactgcgTGATCACGCTCCCCGCAGCCTATGTgagaaagacctttaaacaggtcaacattcacaaggccgcagggccagacagattaccaggacgtgtactccgagcatgcgctgaccaactggcaagtgtcttcactgacatcttcaacctctccctgcctgagtctgtaataccaacatgttttaagcagaccatcatagtccttgtgcccaagaacaggtaacctgcctaaatgactacctacACGTAGCAcccacgtctgtagccatgaaatgctttgaaaggctggtcatggctcacataaacaccattatcccagaaaccctagacccactccaatttgcatactgcaccaacagatccacagataatgcaatctctattgcactccacactgatcTTTCACACCTGGAAAAAAAGAACACCTAAgtcagaatgctattcattgactacagctcagcgttcaacaccatagtgccctcaaagctcatcagtaagctaaggaccctgggactaaacacatccctctgcaactggatcctggacttcctgacgggccgcccccaggtggtaagggtaggtaacaacatatccgccacactgatcctcaacacgggggcccctcaggggtgcgtgcttacacccctcctgtactccctgttcactcatgactgcacgactccaacaccatcattaagtttgctgatgacacaacagtggtaggcctgatcaccgacaacgatgagacagcctatagggaggaggtcagagacctggccgtgtggtgcaagcacaatctccctcaacgtgatcaagacaaaggagatgattgtggactacaggaaaaggaggaccgagcacacccccattctcatcgacggggctgtagtggagcgggttgagagcttcaagttccttggcgtccacatcaccagcaaactaacatggtccaagcacaccaagaaagtcgtgaacaaaacctattcccactcaggagactgaaaagatttggcatgggtcctcagatcttcaaaaggttttacagctgcaccatcgagagcatcctgacgggttgcatcactgcctggtatggcaactgctcggcccccgaccgcaaggcactacagagggtagtgtgtacggcccagtacatcaccagggccaagcttcctgccatccaggacctctataccaggaggtgtcagaggaaggccctaaaaatggtcaaatactccagccaccttagtcatagacagtgccaagtctaggcccaagaggctcctaaatagcttctacccccaagccataagactcctgaacagctggaacgctgctgctactctctgttattatctatgcatagtcactttaataactctatctacatgcacatattacctcaattacctcaacaccagtgccccgcacattgactccttaccggtaccccctgtatacatcCCAGCTATTTTTATTTACTGCTTGTTtttaatcatttgttattcttatctcttatttttgggggggtagTTTCTTAAAACCACATTGTTGGTTGAGGGCTtgtcagtaaacatttcactgtaaggtctacacctgttgtatttggtcaCGGATACCTTTttaaaaagtaggggcgtggataagaaggtattttttattttttattgaacctttatttaactaggcaagtcagttaagaacaaattcttatttacaataacggccaatcccggatgatgctgggccaattgtgcgccaccctatgggactcccaatcacggccggatgtgatgtaGCCTAAGAAaacaagtcagtatctggtgtgaccacaattGGCCTCATGCAGCCTGACACCTTTCCTTAGCATGGAGTTGATccgcctgtggaatgttgtcccactcttcaatggctgtgtgaagtgcCTGGAATTGGAACTCTGTCATgttaatccagagcatcccaaacatgcacaATGTCTGAGTATGCAAGTCATGAAAGAAAttagacattttcagcttccaggaattgtgtacagaaccTTGCGACAATGGGCCTTGCGATAATattgtgttggtttcatgagctgaaataaaagatcccagaaatgttctacagGCACAAAGCTTATTCCTCTCATTtgccaaatttgtttacatccctgttagtgagcatttctcctttgccaaaataatccatccacctgacaagtgtggcatcaagaagctgattaaaccgcaCAATcattacaggtgcaccttgtgctggggacaagaccactctaaaatgtccagttttgtcacaacacaatgtcacagatgtctgaagttgagtgagcgtacaattggcatgctgacagcaggaatgtccatgagagctgttgccagaaaactgaatgttaatttctctgccataagccgcctcaaatgtcgttttggagaatttggcagtacctccaaccggcctcacaaacgcagactAAATGTAACtaagccagcccaggacctccacatcacctgcaggatcgtctgagaccagccacatggacagctgatgaaactgggtttgcacaaccaaagaatttctgcacaaactgtcagaaaccgtctcggggaagctcatctgcgtgctcatcaacctcaccagggtcttgacctgactgcaattTGGCGCCGTGGAcaaatgttcaccttcgatggccactggcacgctggagaagtgtgctcttcacggatgaatcccggtttcaactgtaccgggtagATGGCAGACAaggtgtatggtgttgtgtgggcacGGTGTGGTTTGGGccggcataagctatggacaacatcCAAAttaattttatcgatggcaatttgaatgcacagatatcttgagatcctgaggcccattgtcgtgccatacATCCccagccatcacctcatgtttcagcatgataatgcacagccccatgtcgcaaggatctaaacaattcctggaagctgaaaatgtcccaggtcttccatggcctgcatactcaccatacatgtcacccattgagcatgtttgggatgctctggatcaatgtgtacgacagtgcgttccagttcctgccaataccCAGTAACTTCACAAAACAATTGAAGAGTGGGAGAACAttgcacaggccacaatcaacaggctGATCAACTCCATGCGAAGATGTCACGCTGCATAAGGCAAATGttcacaacagatactgactggttttctgatccacgccccaccTTTTATTGACGCTATCTGTGATCAATCTGATACAtttgtattctcagtcatgtgaaatatatAGGTTAGgccctaattaattaatttcaatttactgagttccttatatgaactatctcagtaaaatcttaaTTGTTGCTTTTTTATTTTTGGTCAGTGTATATAAAATGTTGAGGGTAAATAATTACTGGTATTCATGTCAGTCATATCTCAAATTATCTATTTTCTCTAGCCCCTCGGCTGGGAAGCGTCCAATGAGGAACATTGGATACCACCATGATCATTTGGGTCCCACTGGCCAAGCTGATGAAACATGAAAATAACAGCCTATCGTTCCTCCCCGAAAGAATGGTGTGCACACCTAATGGTAAGCAACGGGTGGCCTTAATTCAGTCTGCATGAAATATATAGGTCTGTGATGAAAAAGCATGCACCATGCTGAACTTGTGATGAACAACCTCTACCACATTTTTTGAGACCTGCACAGCCTAATAGTCTCTGGGTTTTTTCCTCCCTTCAGATGTAACTGTGGTGCCAATGCCACGGTTGTGCAATGACCGGGCAGACAAACTGACACATGATGGCTCTACTGCCCTGTCCAGCGGGTACGGAACTGGGCCAGATAGACCCTGACCCTCACCAGAAGGGCAGGGTATGTCTAACCTATAGactggttgtttagcaacaaccGATGTGTgtcaactatggggcaaaacacaTGGGTTTGGCTTAGATGATTGACAACATTTGAACTTTCGTCTcattgtttattgaaaacataaatacatctgCACAATTCCACAAGagctctcttcacagtccccaagtccagaacagactatgggaggcacatagttctacatagagccatgactacatggaactctattccacatcaagtaactgacgcaagcagtaaaatttgatttaaaaaacagataaaaaaacaccttatggaacagcggggactgtgaagcaacacaaacattagcaaagacacacacacacacacacacacacacacacacacacacacacacacacacacacacacacacacacacacacacacacacacacacacacacacacacacacacacacacacacacacacacacacacacacacgataacatgataacatacgcactatacatacacatggatttagtactgtagatatgtggtagtggtggagtaggggcctgagggcacacagtgtcttgtgaaatctgtgaatgtattataATGTTTTGAAGATTGTGTAAACtgtcttaattttgctggaccccaggaagagtagctgatccataataaatacaaatacaaaatgagCACTTATCTCAAATACATTGATAGTTGTTGGCTGGCTAGAAAATTTGAGCCATATTAACATTTGAGCCATATTGACATGAAATCTGTGAAAATGCCTCTGAACAAGACATGGTCTCAACAAGAGAACTAGCTGAGATGtgccacctacgattccccacatggcagcttcttgtcattgttgatagctATCTGACATTTCAGAATCATGATAACTCAAGCCTTCCGGCCACATCGACGCGTATGTCATTTGTGACATTGTCAGCCAACCAGTCTAATCAAGAATGGTTAATCTTGGTGTAAAATGGATGCCGTAGAACTAGCAGCAATGTACTTGGACTAACTACTTTATGTACTTTTGACTTTGTTGCC is a genomic window of Salvelinus alpinus chromosome 18, SLU_Salpinus.1, whole genome shotgun sequence containing:
- the LOC139544202 gene encoding small ribosomal subunit protein uS2m-like, with protein sequence MAAGVFTKGLCGFRQPRIVAAGYSCSGPLYATATAVKTLPLQTDSTAVTDKIQNLPLEMPDFFRLSELFSLKDLFDARVHLGHKKGCRHRLMEPYLFGSRLDQDIIDLDQTMEHLQSALNFTAHIAYRGGIILFVSRRRQFGHLVESTAGDCGEYAHTRYWQGGLLTNAPIQYGPGVRLPDLIVFLSTLNNVFQQHVGVRDAAKMNIPTVGVVDSNCNPSLVTYPVPGNDDTPAAMELYCRLFKMTINRAKDKRRQMELLQGLSPAGLTPGSS